In one Asterias amurensis chromosome 9, ASM3211899v1 genomic region, the following are encoded:
- the LOC139941375 gene encoding F-box only protein 22-like, producing MAADPDQVQVESPMPAGEGEEGIPPGCWILTESREFIGRVFSFLPAKTLNTCSRVCQVWRLEADRVLSRRKDIGWVTLGRKEAEEYVDKPSSPGVDDELGPFGVHLNTCLNSIGSIPRLAIVFSECQYPSEFQTLQCDYERTSGHSRKKTIKMIHSRLPTDCQIVGLRVNGTIGCQRDLSPAGESEGQMGSACVLLPEINFRRTCHTDGPRPDPVYRPDTKCFLVFSPGGLHNTSARMIKQLQQHMYTEHGCLPVIAGGIVKQVWIEPFPSSSSNRYKKAECSILSFYGPNVNAASVLLGRSITTRDAARRKMLELKKAGLSEKRSLAFMFSCIGRGREFYNEPDVESEVFHELFPKTPLIGFFGGGEYGCDNLTCGKVIKDTDDGIRNNGGHQKGLSQSLTCVICLLSFG from the exons ATGGCAGCTGATCCCGACCAAGTCCAAGTAGAGAGCCCGATGCCAGCGGGAGAGGGGGAGGAAGGCATTCCGCCCGGGTGCTGGATTCTGACTGAGAGCCGGGAGTTTATCGGAagggttttttcatttttaccgGCTAAAACATTAAACACTTGCTCAAG GGTTTGTCAAGTTTGGCGTCTTGAGGCAGACCGTGTGCTGAGTCGACGTAAAGATATTGGATGGGTTACGCTTGGGAGGAAAGAGGCAGAAGAGTATGTGGACAAACCCAGCTCTCCTGGTGTTGACGATGAGCTAGGACCCTTTGGGGTCCACCTGAATACTTGCTTGAAT TCGATTGGGAGTATACCCCGTTTAGCCATTGTTTTCTCAGAATGTCAATACCCAAGTGAGTTTCAAACCTTACAATGTGACTATGAAAGAACATCCGGACACAGTAGAAAAAAGACAATAAAGATGATCCATTCCAGGCTACCTACAGACTGTCAGATTGTTGGTTTACGAGTAAACGGCACAATAG GATGCCAACGCGACTTGAGTCCAGCTGGAGAGAGTGAGGGTCAGATGGGATCAGCCTGTGTCTTGCTTCCCGAGATCAACTTCAGAAGGACGTGCCACACTGATGGTCCCAGACCCGATCCCGTTTATCGGCCGGACACAAAGTGTTTTCTAGTGTTCAGCCCCGGTGGCCTCCACAACACATCAGCTAGGATGATCAAACAGTTACAGCAACACATGTACACTGAGCACGGTTGCCTGCCGGTGATAGCTGGAGGGATTGTGAAGCAAGTTTGGATTGAACCATTTCCTTCTTCAAG TTCCAACAGGTACAAGAAGGCCGAATGCAGCATATTGTCATTCTACGGACCCAACGTCAACGCTGCGTCTGTTCTACTCGGAAGGTCCATCACCACCAGGGACGCTGCACGCAGGAAAATGCTCGAACTTAAGAAGGCCGGACTGTCGGAAAAACGCAGCCTCGCGTTCATGTTCAGCTGTATAGGACGGGGGAGGGAGTTTTACAACGAGCCTGATGTAGAGAGTGAAGTGTTTCACGAGCTCTTCCCGAAAACGCCCCTGATCGGGTTCTTTGGAGGCGGGGAATACGGATGCGACAATTTGACCTGCGGGAAGGTCATCAAGGACACGGACGATGGGATCAGAAACAACGGGGGCCATCAGAAGGGACTCTCACAATCACTGACTTGTGTCATCTGTTTACTTTCATTTGGATGA